The Microcella flavibacter DNA segment GGCACCGGCGAGGAGGCTGCGTCGCGTCACGGTCATCGCGCGCAACCCTACCGGGAGCATCCCTCGCCCGGATCGTCGCGACGGACGGACGGGACGAGCACGCCCCGGAACGACCGAACGGCCCCGGGAGCGATGCTCACCGGGGCCGTTCACCTGACGGATCAGGCCTGTCTCAACCAGGTCGTAAACCGGGTCTCACGGTCGAGCGGAGTCGAGCTCCATCCGACCGGACCAGCGTGCGCGAGGGGGGACTTGAACCCCCACGCCCTATCCGGGCACTAGCACCTCAAGCTAGCGCGTCTGCCATTTCCGCCACCCGCGCTGGTCCGGCTGCTCCGCACGAGGGCGGGGCAACCGAGAGACGACATTAGCACGTCCTCGGGGCCCCCTCGCACCGCGGCGAGCGCCGGGTAGCGTGGTCGTCATGGCAGGCGACGAGCTCCACGACACCGCCCGGATCGCGCGCGATCTCATCCGCTTCGACACGAGCAACTACGGCGAGGGGCGCAGCAACGGCGAGACCGAGGCGGCCGAGTACGTCGGCGCGCTGCTCACCGGGATGGGGCTCGAACCCGAGTTCATCGACGCCGCACCGGGGCGCACGAGCGTGATCGCCCGCGTCGACGGCTCGTACGAGCATCCCGTCGACACCGCCCGCGGCGAGCGTCCCGCGCTCGTCGTGCACGGCCACCTCGACGTCGTGCCCGCCGACCCCGCGAACTGGTCGGTCGACCCCTTCGCCGGCGAGATCCGCGACGGGATGCTGTGGGGCCGCGGCGCCGTCGACATGAAGAACATGGACGCGATGATCCTCACCGCGCTCGGCGAGATCCTCGGCTCGGGGGCGCGGCCGAACCGCGACCTCGTCGTGGCGTTCTTCTCCGACGAGGAGAACGGCGGCGTCTACGGCTCGCACCACCTCGTGCACCACCGCCCCGAGCACTTCGCCGGTGCGACGGAGGCCATCAGCGAGGTCGGCGGCTACTCGGTCGAGATCGGCGGCAAGCGCGCCTACCTGCTGCAGACGGGCGAGAAGGCCCTCGTCTGGATCCGCCTGCGCACCCGCGGCACGGCGGCCCACGGATCGCGCGTCATCCACGACAACGCGGTCACGAAGCTCGCCGAGGCGATCGCGCTCATCGGGCGGCGCGAGTGGCCGCTGCACCTCACCGGCACGACCGAGCGGCTGCTGGGCGAGATCGCCCGGCTGCTCGGCGTCGACCCCGAGCGCACCGGGCCCGACGAGCTCATGCTGCGCTCCGGCACCGCCGCGGGGTTCCTCACGGCGACCCTGCGCACGACGAGCAACCCGACGCTGCTGCAGGCCGGGTACAAGCACAACGTCATCCCCGACACGGCCGAGGCGCTCGTCGACATCCGCACCCTGCCTGGGGAGGAGGACGCCGTGCTCGCCGAGGTGCGGGCGATGCTGCCCGACGACGTCGAGATCGAGGTCGTCGTGCGAGATGTGGGCCTCGAGAACCCCTTCGAGGGGCCGCTCGTCGAGGCCATGGTCGCCACCCTGCAGCGGCACGACCCCGAGGCGCAGGTGCTGCCCTACCTGCTCAGCGGCGGCACCGACAACAAGGCGCTCAGCGAGCTCGGCATCACCGGCTACGGCTTCGCCCCGCTCAAGCTCACGCCCGACCTCGACTTCCCCGCCATGTTCCACGGGGTCGACGAGCGCGTGCCGCTCTCGGCGCTCGAGTTCGGCCACGCCGCGCTCACCGACCTGCTGCGCCGCTACTAGAGTCTGCGGGTGTCGTTCCTCGAAGCCCTCGTCCTCGGCCTCATCCAGGGCCTGACCGAGTTCCTGCCGATCTCCTCCAGCGCCCACCTCCGCATCGCCGGCGAGATCCTGCCGAGCGCGCAGGATCCGGGCGCGACCTTCACCGCGATCACGCAGATCGGCACGGAGCTCGCGGTGCTGCTCTACTTCTGGAAGGACATCACGCGCATCATCGGCGCGTGGTTCCGGCACGTGCTGCGGCGCGAGCTGCCCGCGAACCACCCCGACGTGCGGATGGGCTGGCTCATCATCATCGGCACGATCCCGATCGTCGTGGTCGGCTACCTCGCGCAGGAGTACATCCGCACCGCGTTCCGCTCGCTGTGGCTCGTGGCGATCGTGCTCATCGTCTTCGGCATCATCCTCGGCCTCGCCGACCGCCTCGGCCGGCGCGACCGCGAGCTGAACGAGCTGACCTACCCGCACGGGCTCGCCTACGGCGCCGCGCAGATGCTCGCGCTCGTGCCCGGCGTCTCGCGCTCCGGCGCGACGACGACCATGGGCCTCGCCCTCGGGTACACCCGGCCGGCGGCCGCGCGCTACGCGTTCCTGCTGGCCGTGCCCGCCGTCTTCGGCAGCGGGCTCTACGAGCTCGTCACGGCCATCCGCGAGCCGGGCGCGAGCCCCTTCTCGGCGCTCGAGATCACCGCCGCGACGGTCGTCGCCTTCGGGGTCGGCCTCGCCGTCATCGCGGGGCTCATGCGGTACATCTCGAAGCGCTCGTTCCTGCCCTTCGTGATCTACCGCGTCGTGCTCGGCAGCGCGCTGCTGATCCTGCTGGCGACGGGCGTGCTCGACCCGCTGTAGGCGCCCGAGCGGTCAGGCCGCCGAGGCCGGTCCGCTGCCGGTGCCGCTGTCGCCCTCGTCGTCCGCGGGAGCGGCCGCATCCGGATCGTCCGACTCCTGGGCCTCGCCCGGCTCCTCGTCGTCCTCGTGCGTGCGCAGGTACCGCTCGAACTCCTGCGCGATCGCCTCGCCGCTCGCCTCGGGCGCCTCCACGGCATCCCGGGCCCTCTCGAGCGCGACGATGTACGACGACATCTCCTCGTCGTCCTCGGCGAGGGAGTCGATGCCCTCCTCCCACGCGCGGGCCTCGTCGACGAGGTCGCCGCGGGGGATGGTCACGTCGACGAACTCCTCGAGCTTGTCGAGCAGGGCGAGGATGGCCTTGGGGGAGGGCGCGTTGTGCACGTAGTGGGGCACCGAGGCCCACAGCGTGACGACGGGGATGCCCACCTCCTCCGCCGCTGCCGCGATGACGCTGAGGATGCCGACGGGCCCCTCGTAGGTCGAGCGCTCGATCTCGAGCTCCTCCCGCACCTGCGCGTTCTCGCTGGAGGCGTGCACCGCGATCGGCCGCGAGTGCGGCACGTCGGCGAGCAGCGCGCCGAGCATGATGATGCCCGTGATATCGGCGGTGAGCGCCTGATCCATCGTCTCGGTGGCGAAGGTTCGCCAGCCGCGGCTCGGCTCGGTGCCGACGAGCAGGTAGATGTTGTCGTGGTTGGTGCCGCTGACGTTGAGGGGCGCCTCGGGCACGACGTCGCGGGGGAGACCGTCGTCGTTGGCGGGGCCGAACATCGTCACCGAGGGCCAGCGCAGCACGCGCCGCCCGTCGTCGGTCGTCTCGATCTGCGGCCGGTTCAGCTGGAAGTCGTAGTAGTCCTCGGGGTCGATGTCGGCGATCTCGACGACGTCGAGCACCTCCTTGAGGGCCTTGACCGCCCCGCTCGCCGCCTCGCCGGCGTCGTTCCAGCCCTCGAAGGCCACGACGAGCAGCCGTCCGCTGCGGAACAGATCGGTGGAGGTCACGCACTCGCCTTAGGGAATCGGGGGCCGTCCGCGCGGGCTCGCGCGGGGGACTCCCCAGGATAGAACGCCTCTAGACTCGACCGTCGTGACCACACCGCATCACGCCCCCGACCGGCCCGCCGCCGTGCTGTGGGACATGGACGGCACGATCGTCGACACCGAGCCGTACTGGATGTCCGCCGAGACCGCGCTCGTCGCCGAGCACGGCGGCACCTGGAGCCATGACGACGCCATGCAGCTCGTCGGCTCGGGCCTGGAGAATT contains these protein-coding regions:
- a CDS encoding undecaprenyl-diphosphate phosphatase, yielding MSFLEALVLGLIQGLTEFLPISSSAHLRIAGEILPSAQDPGATFTAITQIGTELAVLLYFWKDITRIIGAWFRHVLRRELPANHPDVRMGWLIIIGTIPIVVVGYLAQEYIRTAFRSLWLVAIVLIVFGIILGLADRLGRRDRELNELTYPHGLAYGAAQMLALVPGVSRSGATTTMGLALGYTRPAAARYAFLLAVPAVFGSGLYELVTAIREPGASPFSALEITAATVVAFGVGLAVIAGLMRYISKRSFLPFVIYRVVLGSALLILLATGVLDPL
- a CDS encoding M20/M25/M40 family metallo-hydrolase, which produces MAGDELHDTARIARDLIRFDTSNYGEGRSNGETEAAEYVGALLTGMGLEPEFIDAAPGRTSVIARVDGSYEHPVDTARGERPALVVHGHLDVVPADPANWSVDPFAGEIRDGMLWGRGAVDMKNMDAMILTALGEILGSGARPNRDLVVAFFSDEENGGVYGSHHLVHHRPEHFAGATEAISEVGGYSVEIGGKRAYLLQTGEKALVWIRLRTRGTAAHGSRVIHDNAVTKLAEAIALIGRREWPLHLTGTTERLLGEIARLLGVDPERTGPDELMLRSGTAAGFLTATLRTTSNPTLLQAGYKHNVIPDTAEALVDIRTLPGEEDAVLAEVRAMLPDDVEIEVVVRDVGLENPFEGPLVEAMVATLQRHDPEAQVLPYLLSGGTDNKALSELGITGYGFAPLKLTPDLDFPAMFHGVDERVPLSALEFGHAALTDLLRRY
- a CDS encoding PAC2 family protein, producing MTSTDLFRSGRLLVVAFEGWNDAGEAASGAVKALKEVLDVVEIADIDPEDYYDFQLNRPQIETTDDGRRVLRWPSVTMFGPANDDGLPRDVVPEAPLNVSGTNHDNIYLLVGTEPSRGWRTFATETMDQALTADITGIIMLGALLADVPHSRPIAVHASSENAQVREELEIERSTYEGPVGILSVIAAAAEEVGIPVVTLWASVPHYVHNAPSPKAILALLDKLEEFVDVTIPRGDLVDEARAWEEGIDSLAEDDEEMSSYIVALERARDAVEAPEASGEAIAQEFERYLRTHEDDEEPGEAQESDDPDAAAPADDEGDSGTGSGPASAA